Proteins from a single region of Mytilus trossulus isolate FHL-02 chromosome 2, PNRI_Mtr1.1.1.hap1, whole genome shotgun sequence:
- the LOC134706606 gene encoding uncharacterized protein LOC134706606 — MSSFREKNHTTMDTKSKSDNKHLENISKGLNKARQYIIIVLTYFFYKLTQTIVLTFQKFTWAVTGVEKTRKDAKHGLQFKQSVHVQSIFWRRKFISTSMADPSNFITTHKAFKHPNYILKPTVSLYCMTKDEVIFVEVPEGVDITGTQQPRTPMYIQQFQRAHSLITMPLPAFHKIAHDLGNPRVPIIWISNTGHCGSTMLVQMFAKLPGMLVMNSPDVLTTLAFLEKNNNFEKGEYEQLLPGAIRILCKPDERARMICVKTRPCCTIQMGDVYRNFPHIYQLYVYRNSLKTIASSLNIFGNEEFDMISRYILDSEVLSTVFPCFRRLLYNRYCSVLDRTPPIVDQKSMTTVSAFTIAWAANIATCLDFVEAGVPLLPLLFEDMMRNPRRTCSVLFDHLEIRQDFVDTAMEGFKLDTSKHPNSGQSSILPESRKTIPHDFRTEADSILKKYGLPKLGERYEIPGLADFETPKFNRDLSRDRFL, encoded by the coding sequence atgtcTTCCTTCCGAGAAAAGAATCATACAACAATGGACACGAAGTCTAAGTCGGACAATAAACACCTAGAAAATATCAGCAAGGGATTGAACAAAGCCAGACAATACATCATTATAGTGTTAACATATTTCTTCTACAAACTCACACAAACTATcgttttaacatttcaaaaatttacatGGGCTGTGACTGGGGTAGAGAAAACTCGAAAGGATGCAAAACATGGCCTGCAATTTAAACAAAGCGTCCATGTTCAAAGTATATTTTGGCGCCGGAAGTTCATTAGTACGTCAATGGCAGATCCGTCAAATTTTATAACTACACACAAAGCATTTAAACACCCAAATTATATTCTTAAGCCCACAGTATCTTTATACTGTATGACGAAAGATGAAGTTATATTCGTAGAGGTTCCGGAAGGGGTTGACATTACTGGAACCCAGCAACCTAGAACGCCTATGTATATTCAGCAGTTTCAACGTGCTCATAGTTTAATAACAATGCCCTTGCCAGCTTTTCATAAAATTGCCCATGATCTCGGAAATCCGCGTGTTCCTATTATTTGGATTTCTAATACTGGACATTGTGGATCTACTATGCTTGTTCAAATGTTTGCAAAGCTTCCAGGTATGTTAGTGATGAATTCTCCTGATGTTTTAACAACGCTTGCTTTCCtggagaaaaataataattttgaaaaaggaGAGTATGAACAGCTACTTCCAGGAGCAATTCGTATTTTGTGCAAACCGGACGAAAGAGCAAGAATGATTTGTGTAAAGACAAGACCTTGCTGTACGATTCAAATGGGAGACGTTTATAGGAACTTTCCGCATATCTACCAACTATATGTGTATCGAAACAGTTTAAAAACGATTGCATCATCTTTGAATATATTTGGTAACGAAGAATTCGATATGATATCTAGATATATATTAGACAGTGAAGTGTTATCTACTGTATTCCCATGTTTCCGCAGACTTTTGTATAACAGATACTGTTCTGTACTTGATAGAACACCACCTATTGTAGACCAAAAGAGTATGACAACAGTTTCAGCTTTCACAATAGCATGGGCTGCAAATATAGCTACGTGCTTAGATTTTGTTGAAGCTGGTGTCCCACTCTTGCCACTACTATTTGAAGATATGATGCGTAATCCACGTCGCACGTGTTCAGTGTTGTTTGATCATTTAGAAATAAGACAGGATTTTGTCGATACTGCTATGGAAGGCTTTAAATTAGACACTTCTAAACATCCAAACAGTGGACAAAGTTCTATATTACCAGAATCACGTAAAACTATCCCTCACGACTTTAGAACTGAAGCAgatagtattttgaaaaaatatggaTTACCAAAACTCGGTGAAAGATATGAAATTCCAGGTTTAGCTGATTTTGAAACACCAAAATTTAACAGAGATCTTTCTCGTGATAGATTTTTATGA